In Nitrosarchaeum koreense MY1, one genomic interval encodes:
- a CDS encoding phosphoglycolate phosphatase — protein sequence MKTKTFAVDIDGTITENGVGRINLDALAALRHLTNIGHNVIFVTGRSSVEAYLLSVFGGTTKIAVGENGGCITVDTNDHILLGNMQQCQHALNIIQKEIANVSEKPVFPRMTEVVLERTFDLELAKQVVLEKKLDVLLSDSQYAFHINSLGIDKGTGFQNVMKRLSVSRDDVIAIGDSATDIPLFKTAKTSIALGNSSEYVKSQATMTTNAKSGDGVIEALDKLAPKLSEV from the coding sequence ATGAAAACTAAAACATTTGCAGTGGACATTGATGGCACAATCACTGAAAATGGTGTTGGACGAATTAATTTAGATGCTCTTGCCGCTTTAAGACATTTGACAAATATCGGTCATAATGTGATCTTTGTTACTGGAAGATCTTCTGTAGAAGCATACTTGCTGTCTGTCTTTGGTGGTACTACAAAAATTGCTGTAGGTGAAAACGGTGGATGTATCACAGTTGATACAAATGATCATATTTTACTTGGGAACATGCAACAATGTCAACACGCCCTTAACATTATTCAAAAAGAAATTGCCAACGTTTCAGAAAAACCGGTATTTCCGAGAATGACTGAAGTTGTATTGGAGAGAACATTTGATTTGGAACTAGCAAAACAAGTGGTATTGGAAAAAAAATTAGACGTTTTGCTATCTGATAGTCAATACGCATTTCATATTAATTCACTGGGAATTGACAAGGGAACTGGATTTCAAAATGTTATGAAACGATTATCAGTTTCTCGTGATGATGTAATAGCTATAGGTGATAGTGCTACTGACATCCCTTTATTCAAAACAGCAAAAACAAGCATAGCCTTGGGAAATTCATCAGAATATGTAAAATCTCAGGCAACAATGACTACAAACGCTAAATCTGGAGACGGAGTTATAGAAGCATTAGATAAATTAGCACCCAAATTATCTGAGGTATAG
- a CDS encoding arginine--tRNA ligase, with the protein MSFKSLIDEIENNLHKILEDMSIYDISFTVEPAKPGFGDASSNISFLLAKSLKKSPKEIANLMSEKYRQSQNILVLKVEPHQTGYLNFFADWEKLNQLILSESNLNEFGFIDLGHNSEIVVEHTSVNPNKALHIGHIRNIVLGDTVARILKKSNYKVNVLNYVDDSGLQVADIIVGFKHLGFAQQSPTGKKFDHYCGDDVYVKTTEKYEQDPNFEEIRKNTLKELEDGASETAKFADTITRRVLENQLETCWNLGVYYDCLNFESQIIRSGLWSKIFEKLKEMNLVEFENDGKNAGCWIIRGENNEEDKVIVRSNGTATYIAKDIPYAAWKLGLIEDPFSYKKYEKTQPGNKILWQTTLTATNEPKQNFTGNKVITVIDSRQARLQKIITGLMSKFKSTNDAYVHLGYESVTLSSDTAQTLGLDTDGKQAQMSGRKGLYVDADSVYDLLKNKTIEETKKRHPEMSDSEIEQIAHYVSVGTLRYEMIKQDLDKMITFDLTKSLSLEGDTAPYIQYTHARASRIIEKSARNPSIDVDFSLLNDASELSLIKIIGLFEIYVLDAAKNLSPKVIARYCHNLAVAFNSFYEHVKVLELGDEKLENSRLCLVNSFKITLEKALELLGITAPEKM; encoded by the coding sequence TTGTCCTTCAAATCATTAATTGATGAAATTGAAAATAATCTTCATAAAATATTAGAAGATATGTCGATATATGATATCTCATTTACTGTAGAACCTGCAAAACCAGGCTTTGGAGATGCGAGCTCAAATATCTCCTTTTTACTTGCCAAATCTCTAAAGAAAAGCCCAAAAGAGATTGCAAATCTAATGTCTGAAAAATATCGGCAATCTCAAAACATACTTGTATTAAAAGTTGAACCACATCAAACTGGATATCTCAACTTTTTTGCTGACTGGGAAAAACTAAATCAATTAATTTTATCAGAATCTAATTTGAATGAATTTGGCTTTATAGATTTAGGTCATAATTCTGAAATTGTTGTAGAACATACTAGTGTTAATCCAAATAAGGCCCTGCATATTGGTCATATTCGTAATATTGTTCTTGGCGATACCGTTGCCAGAATTTTAAAAAAATCAAATTACAAAGTTAATGTTCTAAACTACGTTGATGATTCTGGCTTGCAAGTAGCTGATATTATTGTAGGTTTTAAGCATCTTGGATTTGCTCAACAATCTCCAACTGGAAAAAAGTTTGATCATTATTGCGGCGATGATGTTTATGTTAAAACCACTGAAAAATATGAGCAAGATCCTAATTTTGAAGAGATTCGAAAAAACACTCTCAAAGAACTAGAGGATGGTGCATCTGAAACTGCTAAATTTGCTGATACCATAACAAGACGTGTTTTAGAAAATCAGCTTGAAACCTGCTGGAATTTAGGAGTTTATTACGACTGTCTTAATTTTGAATCTCAGATAATTCGTTCCGGATTATGGAGTAAAATATTTGAAAAACTCAAAGAAATGAATTTGGTAGAATTTGAAAATGATGGTAAGAATGCTGGCTGCTGGATTATTCGTGGTGAAAATAACGAGGAAGATAAAGTAATCGTTAGAAGTAATGGCACTGCAACTTACATTGCAAAAGACATTCCATATGCTGCATGGAAATTGGGGTTGATAGAAGACCCATTTTCATACAAGAAATATGAAAAAACTCAACCTGGAAATAAAATACTTTGGCAAACAACCTTAACAGCAACTAATGAGCCAAAACAAAACTTTACTGGTAATAAGGTAATCACAGTAATTGATTCAAGGCAAGCCAGACTTCAAAAAATTATTACTGGACTAATGTCAAAATTCAAATCTACTAACGATGCATACGTTCATCTTGGTTACGAATCTGTAACTCTTAGTTCTGATACTGCGCAAACTCTTGGATTAGATACAGATGGCAAACAAGCTCAAATGTCTGGACGAAAAGGTCTCTATGTTGATGCTGATTCTGTTTATGACTTGTTAAAAAACAAAACAATTGAGGAAACCAAAAAAAGACATCCTGAAATGTCTGACTCTGAAATTGAACAAATTGCTCATTATGTTTCTGTTGGAACATTACGTTATGAGATGATTAAACAGGATCTTGATAAAATGATTACATTTGATCTGACAAAATCATTAAGCTTAGAAGGTGACACAGCTCCATACATCCAATATACTCACGCAAGAGCATCAAGGATAATTGAAAAATCTGCTAGGAATCCCTCTATTGATGTTGACTTTTCTTTGTTAAACGATGCTTCTGAATTATCTTTGATCAAAATAATCGGTTTGTTTGAAATCTATGTTTTAGATGCTGCAAAAAATCTGTCTCCGAAAGTTATTGCAAGATACTGTCACAATTTGGCAGTGGCGTTTAATTCCTTTTATGAGCATGTTAAAGTGCTTGAATTAGGTGATGAGAAACTAGAAAACTCTAGATTGTGTCTTGTAAATTCATTTAAGATAACTTTGGAAAAAGCCCTTGAATTACTTGGCATTACAGCACCTGAAAAAATGTGA
- a CDS encoding tRNA (adenine-N1)-methyltransferase gives MAKIKQNSYVLFYFNHSKKWLVKISKKDSLHTHIGVIKHADAIGKEYGSRLVTNKDKYVYLIEPTMYDYVMKIQHGTQIVYPKDIGYIIARAGIGSGQKILEIGTGSGSLTSFIASVVKPRGHVYTFDVDDNFMKIAEKNIKKAGMSKYVTQQKLDLKTSKKLPVEEADVALIDLGDPWTVLPQVRKMLKGSGAIFAICPTMNQLEKLTIALVENEFTDIESTEHIIRTIEAREGKTRHSFQGIGHTTYLCYARKAFFGRESKKKSDFVESETISYAESDAEST, from the coding sequence ATGGCAAAAATTAAGCAAAATTCTTACGTGTTGTTTTACTTTAACCACTCAAAAAAATGGCTTGTTAAAATCTCCAAAAAAGACTCACTTCATACTCATATAGGTGTGATAAAACATGCTGATGCTATTGGAAAAGAGTATGGCTCTAGACTAGTCACCAACAAAGACAAGTACGTCTATCTAATTGAACCCACAATGTATGACTATGTCATGAAAATTCAACATGGCACACAAATAGTATATCCTAAAGACATTGGCTACATTATTGCAAGAGCTGGCATTGGTAGTGGTCAAAAAATTCTAGAGATTGGTACTGGCAGCGGTTCCCTTACTTCCTTTATTGCAAGTGTTGTAAAACCTAGGGGGCATGTCTATACTTTTGACGTTGATGATAATTTTATGAAAATAGCTGAAAAAAACATCAAAAAAGCAGGAATGTCAAAGTATGTCACTCAGCAAAAACTTGATTTGAAAACTTCAAAGAAACTTCCTGTCGAAGAAGCTGATGTGGCTTTAATTGATCTTGGGGATCCTTGGACTGTTCTACCACAAGTTCGTAAAATGCTTAAAGGAAGTGGCGCTATCTTTGCAATTTGTCCTACCATGAATCAACTTGAAAAATTAACTATCGCTCTAGTTGAAAATGAATTTACTGACATTGAATCCACCGAACACATCATAAGAACAATTGAAGCACGTGAAGGAAAGACTAGACATTCATTTCAAGGTATTGGTCATACAACGTACCTATGTTATGCCCGAAAGGCATTTTTTGGTAGAGAGTCAAAGAAAAAATCTGATTTTGTTGAATCTGAGACTATATCTTACGCTGAATCTGATGCTGAATCAACTTAA
- a CDS encoding NAD(P)H-hydrate dehydratase yields MVRKLITATQVKKFIPARKAKSRKGDNGTVLVIGGSYIYHGAPILSSIAALRCGVDLVYTSVPKVNVTPTRAISPNLIVIPLVDQKLTRGAVNKLLGALPHKLDSATIGMGLAVQERGSLLLLIKSLLDRDVRLSLDASALVPEVLPLLSDKNVVVTPHAGEFKRLFGIAPPDSKKERINLVEKNAKDNGIVVLLKGATDIISDGTTTYLNEKKTPGMTVGGTGDVLSGLVAGMLSKNRNALESAVAATFINGLAGKATQKKFGLHMTSMDLLDELANAMKPFDRIV; encoded by the coding sequence TTGGTTAGAAAATTAATTACTGCTACTCAAGTTAAAAAATTCATCCCTGCAAGAAAAGCAAAATCTCGTAAAGGTGATAATGGAACTGTTCTAGTTATTGGAGGCAGCTACATCTATCATGGCGCACCAATTCTGTCATCAATTGCAGCATTACGATGTGGCGTTGATCTAGTATATACATCAGTTCCAAAAGTAAATGTAACTCCTACTAGAGCAATATCCCCAAATCTGATTGTAATTCCTCTAGTTGATCAAAAATTAACTCGAGGAGCTGTTAACAAACTTCTTGGTGCATTACCTCACAAATTAGATTCTGCAACAATTGGAATGGGACTAGCAGTTCAAGAACGTGGGTCTTTGTTGCTTTTGATAAAGTCTCTTTTAGATAGAGATGTTCGACTTTCATTGGATGCAAGTGCACTTGTTCCTGAAGTATTGCCACTATTATCTGACAAAAATGTTGTAGTAACTCCGCATGCTGGTGAATTTAAGCGATTATTTGGGATTGCTCCACCTGATTCTAAAAAGGAAAGAATCAATCTAGTTGAAAAAAATGCTAAGGATAATGGAATTGTTGTGTTGCTTAAAGGTGCAACTGATATAATTTCTGATGGTACTACAACATATCTCAATGAGAAAAAAACTCCTGGAATGACTGTAGGTGGAACTGGAGATGTCTTGTCTGGATTAGTGGCTGGAATGCTCTCAAAGAATCGTAATGCATTAGAGTCTGCAGTTGCTGCAACTTTTATCAATGGATTGGCAGGCAAAGCAACTCAAAAGAAATTTGGATTGCATATGACCTCTATGGATCTATTAGATGAGCTTGCAAATGCCATGAAACCCTTTGATAGAATTGTGTGA
- a CDS encoding M20/M25/M40 family metallo-hydrolase, protein MNALKHIDSHMPRLVSELQTLIQQPSVSAKNEGIEECAQLVKKILEKSGIKSEILRLKNVAPLVYGEVKSKKNPNKTLMFYNHYDVQPVEPFDLWDDPPFSGKIKGNKIFGRGSSDDKGELITRIKAVEASLKTTGDVPCNIKFVIEGEEETGSAHIDDYLKKYQKKFSCDGVIWEFGYVDSQNRPIIGLGMKGLLYVELSVKESIRDAHSSLAVLIKNPAWRLIEAVQTLRDSDGKILIKDWYKETTPLSKQDLAIISKEPFDEQSFKKEFGVKSFVGNLKGLNAKKALVGGATCNIAGFVSGYTGDGAKTVLPGTALVKIDFRLVPKMDPKKQILRLKTHLKSKGFGDISVKIYHGEAAARTNPTDPFVTKVKEAADQSFGKSIINVSNAGTGPMHSFVNVLHAPCISIGSTYMFARIHSPNEFTRIDLLKKTTKCIYLIMEKFGKD, encoded by the coding sequence ATGAATGCCTTAAAGCACATTGATAGCCATATGCCACGATTAGTCTCTGAATTACAAACACTAATTCAGCAACCAAGTGTTTCTGCAAAAAATGAGGGAATTGAAGAATGCGCACAATTAGTCAAAAAAATACTAGAAAAATCTGGAATCAAATCTGAAATCTTGAGACTGAAAAATGTGGCACCATTGGTATATGGTGAAGTAAAATCAAAGAAAAATCCAAACAAGACTTTGATGTTTTACAATCATTATGATGTTCAACCAGTAGAGCCATTTGATTTGTGGGATGATCCTCCATTTAGTGGAAAAATAAAAGGAAACAAAATTTTTGGAAGGGGTTCCTCTGATGATAAAGGCGAATTAATCACTAGAATAAAGGCAGTTGAAGCATCTCTAAAAACTACTGGTGATGTTCCATGCAATATTAAATTTGTAATCGAAGGTGAGGAAGAAACAGGAAGTGCACACATTGATGATTATCTAAAAAAATACCAAAAGAAATTTTCATGTGATGGTGTAATCTGGGAATTTGGTTATGTTGATTCACAAAATAGACCAATTATCGGTCTTGGGATGAAAGGATTACTGTACGTTGAATTGTCTGTAAAAGAATCAATTCGTGATGCCCATTCCAGTTTGGCAGTATTGATAAAAAATCCCGCATGGCGATTAATTGAGGCTGTTCAAACATTAAGAGATTCTGATGGAAAAATTCTCATTAAAGACTGGTATAAAGAAACAACCCCTCTATCTAAACAAGATTTGGCAATAATATCAAAAGAGCCATTTGATGAACAGTCTTTCAAAAAAGAATTTGGAGTGAAATCATTTGTAGGAAATCTAAAGGGATTGAATGCAAAAAAAGCCCTTGTTGGTGGCGCTACTTGCAATATCGCTGGATTTGTTTCAGGATATACGGGAGATGGTGCAAAAACAGTTCTTCCTGGTACTGCTTTAGTGAAAATTGATTTTAGACTGGTTCCTAAAATGGATCCAAAAAAACAAATTCTTAGACTAAAAACACACTTGAAATCAAAAGGATTTGGAGATATATCTGTCAAAATTTATCACGGTGAAGCTGCTGCCCGAACAAATCCCACTGATCCGTTTGTAACTAAAGTAAAAGAAGCAGCTGATCAATCTTTTGGAAAATCAATCATTAATGTTTCAAATGCTGGCACTGGTCCCATGCATTCTTTTGTAAATGTATTACATGCGCCATGCATTTCTATTGGCAGTACCTACATGTTTGCTCGTATCCACTCTCCAAATGAATTTACTAGAATCGATTTATTGAAAAAAACTACAAAATGCATTTATCTTATTATGGAAAAATTTGGAAAAGACTAG
- a CDS encoding DoxX family protein, with protein MTESSIHNTKLNEITNWGIRTAIGVVFIVQGSGKFNPGFAGMLGNLGIPAEMQIPIALAELISGILLIIGLFTRLSASMIAIIMLGAIFVVKEASNLTGNGGYAIDLVILGGALLIITAGPGRISLAHVIKKLPRCLH; from the coding sequence TTGACTGAATCTAGTATTCACAATACAAAGCTAAATGAGATTACAAATTGGGGGATTAGAACCGCAATAGGAGTAGTTTTCATCGTACAAGGATCTGGAAAATTTAATCCCGGATTTGCAGGAATGCTTGGCAATCTTGGCATACCGGCAGAGATGCAGATCCCAATTGCACTTGCAGAATTAATTTCAGGAATATTACTAATCATAGGATTATTTACTAGACTTTCTGCATCAATGATTGCAATAATTATGCTTGGAGCAATATTTGTAGTAAAAGAAGCTTCCAACCTTACAGGAAATGGAGGATACGCAATTGATCTTGTCATATTAGGAGGGGCATTACTAATAATCACAGCAGGTCCGGGAAGAATATCACTGGCACATGTTATCAAAAAATTACCTAGATGCTTACACTAG
- a CDS encoding proteasome subunit beta gives MPGATAVGITFNGGIVLASEKRIAFGNFLVSKSSKKTFSITSKVGAACAGLVADMQILTLQIAALAKIRKMELKRDVPPNTVAKMMSNMMYERRYFPLLTQVIVGGVVDKPILYTLDPLGSVLPDEYAAVGTGAEMALGVLDPQFKPNMTQEEAIDLAKRAVRSAALRDSASGDGLDILVVTKDGTKEFTEKI, from the coding sequence ATGCCCGGAGCAACAGCTGTGGGAATTACTTTTAATGGCGGCATAGTTCTTGCAAGTGAAAAAAGGATCGCATTTGGTAACTTTCTTGTAAGTAAATCTTCAAAAAAGACATTTTCAATTACTTCAAAAGTTGGGGCTGCCTGTGCCGGCCTGGTAGCTGATATGCAGATTTTAACATTACAAATTGCAGCACTTGCTAAAATTCGAAAAATGGAACTCAAAAGAGACGTTCCTCCAAATACTGTTGCTAAAATGATGTCAAATATGATGTATGAAAGACGATATTTCCCATTACTGACTCAGGTGATTGTTGGTGGTGTGGTTGACAAACCTATCTTGTACACATTAGATCCATTAGGTTCTGTTCTCCCAGATGAATATGCTGCAGTTGGAACTGGTGCTGAAATGGCATTAGGTGTTTTAGATCCGCAATTCAAACCAAATATGACTCAAGAAGAAGCAATTGATCTGGCAAAACGAGCTGTTAGATCTGCAGCACTTCGAGATTCTGCAAGTGGTGATGGACTTGACATACTCGTTGTTACAAAAGACGGTACTAAAGAATTCACTGAAAAAATCTAA
- a CDS encoding PUA domain-containing protein, producing MKSNLISKSETATLLKTVTEKWGMEFPKIKNLKVHEIADDAQIIMGQGIKILKINDEYLPFLSETQMLEKFPHVTVDMGAVKFMCKGANVMRPGIKTHDEFEKEKIVCIVEESQHKFLAVGKSLVSSAELEEMEKGEVIKNMHYISDKFWEIGKTIYE from the coding sequence TTGAAATCCAATTTAATTTCAAAGAGTGAAACTGCTACACTTCTAAAAACAGTCACAGAAAAATGGGGAATGGAGTTTCCAAAAATAAAAAATCTCAAAGTACACGAGATTGCAGATGATGCACAGATAATTATGGGTCAGGGAATAAAAATTTTAAAAATTAATGATGAATATCTCCCATTTTTGTCAGAAACTCAGATGCTTGAAAAATTTCCACATGTTACAGTAGACATGGGTGCTGTGAAATTCATGTGTAAAGGAGCAAATGTAATGAGACCTGGAATCAAAACCCATGATGAATTTGAAAAAGAAAAAATTGTATGCATCGTTGAGGAATCACAGCATAAGTTTCTTGCAGTAGGAAAATCATTGGTATCAAGTGCAGAATTAGAAGAAATGGAAAAAGGCGAAGTCATAAAAAATATGCACTACATATCAGACAAGTTTTGGGAAATTGGAAAAACGATTTACGAGTAA
- a CDS encoding homoserine dehydrogenase → MRIILCGFGVVGQSLVKLFDSRSEDLYAEYGLKPRVVGVFDSKGSAVDISGLELEKLIEVKKKTGTVKNYANTKNNMSGIDMIKNLDADVVIETTASNYKDAEPGMTHIVTAMKRGMHVISVNKGPLALAFPSLMELAIYNQVIFKFSGTVGGGTPILDYAKNSLRGERISSFSGILNGTTNYILTNMANGLSFETALKDAKDKGYVEADESLDLDGLDAAAKLVILANWVMDMKVTMPDISCKGIRNVTEEDIKKARKNNCAIKLIASCNKELIVEPKEVSVDDPLCVNGTLNAIAFTSEHSGTQTIIGKGAGGMETASSILRDLLDIRQEIVKI, encoded by the coding sequence TTGAGAATAATACTTTGTGGATTTGGTGTTGTTGGCCAAAGTTTAGTAAAATTATTTGATTCAAGATCAGAGGATCTTTATGCAGAGTATGGATTAAAACCAAGAGTAGTAGGTGTATTTGATAGCAAAGGCAGTGCAGTAGATATCTCAGGATTAGAATTAGAGAAACTAATCGAAGTAAAGAAAAAAACTGGAACTGTAAAAAATTATGCAAATACAAAAAACAACATGTCAGGAATAGACATGATCAAAAACTTGGATGCAGATGTGGTCATAGAAACTACTGCTAGTAATTATAAAGATGCAGAACCTGGAATGACGCACATAGTAACAGCAATGAAACGTGGCATGCATGTCATATCAGTAAACAAGGGTCCGTTAGCATTAGCATTTCCATCATTGATGGAATTAGCCATTTACAATCAAGTCATCTTCAAATTCAGTGGGACTGTAGGTGGAGGAACGCCAATTTTAGATTATGCAAAAAATAGCCTTAGAGGAGAAAGGATCAGCTCATTTTCAGGAATACTAAATGGAACAACAAATTACATCCTAACTAACATGGCAAATGGACTATCATTTGAGACTGCCCTAAAAGATGCCAAGGATAAAGGGTATGTGGAGGCAGATGAGTCCCTAGATTTGGATGGACTAGACGCAGCGGCAAAATTAGTGATTCTTGCAAACTGGGTAATGGATATGAAAGTAACAATGCCAGATATCAGTTGTAAAGGAATTCGTAATGTTACAGAAGAAGATATTAAAAAAGCTAGAAAAAATAATTGCGCTATCAAACTAATTGCTTCATGCAATAAAGAACTCATAGTAGAACCAAAAGAAGTCTCAGTAGATGATCCATTATGTGTTAATGGAACACTAAATGCAATTGCATTTACATCAGAGCATTCAGGTACACAAACAATTATCGGAAAAGGTGCCGGAGGAATGGAAACAGCAAGTTCTATCCTAAGAGATCTGTTAGACATCAGACAAGAGATAGTAAAAATTTGA
- the msrB gene encoding peptide-methionine (R)-S-oxide reductase MsrB, which produces MADKIEKTPQEWKEILTPDQFEVCINKGTEPPFSGKYYKNKEKGTYKCVCCGEPLFTSDTKYDSGSGWPSFWQPLSDEKIEYISDSAYGMIRTEVNCKKCGAHLGHVFDDGPKPTNLRYCINSISLDLEKKDE; this is translated from the coding sequence ATGGCTGACAAGATTGAAAAGACACCACAAGAATGGAAAGAAATACTGACACCAGACCAATTTGAAGTTTGCATCAACAAAGGAACTGAACCACCTTTTTCAGGAAAATATTACAAAAATAAGGAAAAAGGTACTTACAAATGCGTTTGTTGTGGAGAACCATTATTCACATCGGATACAAAATATGATTCAGGTTCTGGATGGCCAAGTTTTTGGCAACCTCTTTCAGATGAAAAAATCGAATACATATCAGATAGTGCTTACGGAATGATACGAACTGAAGTAAACTGTAAAAAATGTGGTGCACATTTAGGTCATGTTTTTGATGATGGTCCTAAACCAACCAACCTCAGATACTGTATTAACTCAATTTCACTGGATCTTGAGAAAAAAGATGAGTGA
- a CDS encoding FAD-dependent thymidylate synthase, with the protein MTIILSEFSSNEKKILSDHFSNTDGNVFAIITPRQVDRGALMSRYSRTDKNMRRIFLDEFLQNENRGEEFYNRVLLEYGDDSVAELGEAQIAIEGLSNIAVKKIEDRRIGLSYLEKSSRYVAWNKKINGEYRFYKDSQLMNSRFADLYLETCNFSFDMYSNNIEPMIKYIREKYPIEKYTFKDSKDGKEKTFSKLKEEKDIKSANMIYNGSTKAKALDILRGLLPASTLTNVGITGNGRAFEYLLTVLGASELEEEQNLASTIKKELDVTIKAFVKRADDKYGKAFQTYLQELKKASKSIAKGIKPKIISGIKTQLVDYELEKTAINKIITSIIYEQSPSTSYLNIMQQVKKLPHTKKIKIIESFAKLRKNRRHRPSRAFENVYYTFDLLNNFGMFRDFHRHRALTLERQLLTTDHGYNTPNEIKVLGIEREYQECMNKTKHTFDKIRKKYPEQGQYVVNFAYNYPYFMKFNLREACHLIELRTVPQGHIDYRQVAQQMFKEINKVHPNLSKIIKFVDLKGYDLERFESEKRTEEKRKKLKK; encoded by the coding sequence ATGACAATCATATTGTCAGAATTTTCAAGTAATGAAAAAAAGATTTTATCAGACCATTTTTCAAACACTGACGGAAATGTTTTTGCAATAATTACACCAAGACAAGTTGATCGTGGCGCATTAATGTCAAGATACAGCAGAACAGACAAAAATATGCGTAGAATTTTCTTAGATGAATTTTTACAAAATGAGAACAGAGGAGAAGAATTTTACAATCGAGTTCTGTTAGAATATGGAGATGATTCCGTAGCAGAGCTTGGAGAAGCACAAATTGCAATTGAAGGTCTTTCCAATATTGCAGTTAAAAAAATTGAAGATAGAAGAATAGGATTATCATATTTAGAAAAATCATCAAGATATGTAGCATGGAATAAAAAAATTAACGGAGAATACAGATTCTACAAAGATTCACAACTAATGAACTCTAGATTTGCTGATTTGTATTTGGAGACATGTAATTTTTCATTTGATATGTATTCAAACAATATAGAACCAATGATAAAATACATACGAGAAAAATATCCAATTGAAAAATACACTTTCAAAGATTCAAAAGATGGAAAAGAAAAAACATTCTCCAAACTAAAAGAGGAAAAAGACATCAAATCGGCAAATATGATTTACAATGGCTCAACAAAAGCAAAAGCACTAGACATTTTGCGTGGTCTTTTACCTGCATCGACTTTAACAAACGTGGGAATTACAGGAAATGGTCGTGCTTTTGAGTATCTCCTCACAGTACTTGGGGCATCAGAACTTGAAGAAGAGCAAAATTTAGCCTCAACAATCAAAAAAGAGCTAGATGTTACAATCAAGGCTTTTGTCAAAAGAGCTGATGACAAATACGGTAAAGCATTCCAAACTTACCTTCAAGAGTTGAAAAAAGCATCTAAAAGCATAGCAAAAGGAATCAAACCAAAAATAATTTCAGGAATTAAAACACAGTTAGTAGATTATGAATTAGAAAAAACAGCCATAAACAAAATCATTACCAGTATAATCTATGAACAATCTCCAAGCACATCATATCTTAACATAATGCAACAAGTAAAAAAATTACCACATACCAAAAAAATAAAAATAATTGAATCGTTTGCAAAATTGAGAAAAAATAGACGTCATAGACCGTCCAGAGCATTTGAGAATGTGTACTATACTTTTGATTTACTAAATAATTTTGGAATGTTCAGAGATTTTCACAGACATAGAGCATTGACACTAGAAAGACAATTGCTTACAACAGATCATGGATATAATACACCAAATGAGATCAAAGTTTTAGGGATTGAAAGAGAATATCAGGAATGCATGAATAAGACAAAACACACATTTGATAAAATCAGAAAAAAATATCCAGAACAGGGGCAGTATGTTGTAAACTTTGCATACAATTATCCATATTTTATGAAATTTAATCTCAGAGAAGCTTGTCATTTAATTGAGCTAAGAACAGTGCCACAAGGACATATTGACTATAGACAAGTGGCACAACAAATGTTCAAAGAGATAAACAAAGTCCATCCGAATTTAAGTAAAATAATAAAATTTGTAGATTTAAAAGGATATGATTTAGAGAGATTTGAATCAGAAAAAAGAACAGAGGAAAAAAGAAAGAAACTTAAAAAATAG